One Nocardioides dongkuii genomic window, CGGGTGCCGCGCAGCGCCTCGTAGACCTCGCTGGGCAGCTCGGCGGGCAGCTCGACGAGCGAGAAGTCCGGCTTGATCGAGATGTGGCCGAAGTCGCCGCGACGCAGGCCGCCCTCGTTGGCGATCGCGCCGACGATCTGGCGCGGCTCGACCTTGTGGCGCTTGCCGACGCTGATCCGGTACGTCGCCATCGGCACGTCGGACTGCGACCCGCGGCGCTCGCGGCTGGCGGACCGCTCGGGGCGGTCGCGCTCCTCGCCGCGGGGCTCGCGGACGGGCTTCTCGCGGGCCGGGTCGAGCAGCAACGGCTCCTCGCCCTGGGCGACCACGGCGAGCGCGGCGGCGACGTCGGCCTCGGGCACGTCGTGGTTGCGGACGTAGTGGCCGATGATCTCGCGGAACCGGTCGATGCGGCCGGTCTGCTCGAGGGCCGCGGTGATCTGCTCGTCCCAGCGCGAGAGCCGGGTGACGTTGACGTCCTCGACGCTCGGCAGCTGCATCTGGGTCAGCGGCTGGCGCGTCGCCTTCTCGATGTGCTTGAGCAGGTAGCGCTCGCGCGGGGTCACGAACGAGATCGCGTCGCCGCTGCGGCCGGCGCGGCCGGTGCGGCCGATCCGGTGCACGTAGGACTCGGTGTCGGTGGGGATGTCGTAGTTGACGACGTGGCTGATCCGCTCGACGTCGAGGCCGCGGGCGGCGACGTCGGTGGCGACCAGGATGTCGAGCTTGCCCGACTTCAGCTGGTTGACGGTGCGCTCGCGCTGGTTCTGGGCGACGTCGCCGTTGATGGCCGCCGCGCTGAAGCCGCGCGCCCGGAGCTTCTCCGCGAGCGTCTCGGTCTCCTGCTTGGTGCGGACGAAGACGATCATCCCCTCGAAGTTCTCCACCTCGAGGATGCGGGTGAGCGCGTCGACCTTCTGCGGGTAGCTCACCATCAGGTAG contains:
- a CDS encoding DEAD/DEAH box helicase; translation: MSTEDIDVDPTPTFADLGLDDAVLKALRDVGYETPSAIQAATIPPLLAGRDVVGLAQTGTGKTAAFALPILSRLDMRQKTPQALVLAPTRELALQVCEAFERYASHLKGVHVLPVYGGQGYGVQLSALRRGVHVVVGTPGRIMDHLEKGTLDLSELRFLVLDEADEMLNMGFAEDVEKILADTPADKNVALFSATMPAQIRRISKKYLNDPEEITVKNKTTTSANTTQRYLMVSYPQKVDALTRILEVENFEGMIVFVRTKQETETLAEKLRARGFSAAAINGDVAQNQRERTVNQLKSGKLDILVATDVAARGLDVERISHVVNYDIPTDTESYVHRIGRTGRAGRSGDAISFVTPRERYLLKHIEKATRQPLTQMQLPSVEDVNVTRLSRWDEQITAALEQTGRIDRFREIIGHYVRNHDVPEADVAAALAVVAQGEEPLLLDPAREKPVREPRGEERDRPERSASRERRGSQSDVPMATYRISVGKRHKVEPRQIVGAIANEGGLRRGDFGHISIKPDFSLVELPAELPSEVYEALRGTRISGKLIELQPDSGASAQSARPSYDRKPRHKG